A window of Microbacterium luteolum contains these coding sequences:
- a CDS encoding GH1 family beta-glucosidase, translating into MTTPLTPRDDYRGSGLVFPEGFTFGSATASYQIEGAAAEDGRTPSIWDTFSKTPGRVWNGDTGDVACDHYHRVDEDLDLMRDLGLHAYRFSIAWPRIVPTASGEVNQAGVDFYSRLVDGLLEREIRPVATLYHWDLPQYLEDAGGWTSRATTDAFERYAEIMGAALGDRVHTWTTLNEPWCSAYLGYGQGGHAPGRHEPASALAAVHHLNLAHGRAIQALRATSSGDPDYSVTLNFHVLRGQGDGAAEAVRRIDALANRAFTGPMLRGEYPADLLADTASVSDWDFVQQDDLATIEQPIDVLGVNYYSTATVRLWDGISEKQQNDGHKGAEGGTAWPGSDGVVEFVEQPGPYTAMGWNIAPEGLEELLVSLSEQFPEQALMVTENGAAFDDEVAEDGSIPDPERTDYLRRHFTAAHRALERGVDLRGYFVWSLLDNFEWGYGYAKRFGIVRVDFDTLERTVKDSGHWYRELVRTRTVGA; encoded by the coding sequence ATGACCACCCCGCTCACCCCGCGTGACGACTACCGGGGCTCCGGTCTCGTCTTCCCCGAGGGGTTCACGTTCGGCTCCGCCACGGCCTCGTACCAGATCGAGGGCGCGGCGGCCGAGGACGGGCGCACCCCGTCGATCTGGGACACCTTCAGCAAGACGCCGGGGCGAGTCTGGAACGGCGACACGGGCGACGTCGCGTGCGATCACTACCACCGTGTCGACGAGGACCTCGATCTGATGAGGGATCTGGGCCTGCACGCCTACCGCTTCTCGATCGCGTGGCCGCGCATCGTGCCGACGGCTTCCGGCGAGGTCAACCAGGCGGGGGTCGACTTCTACTCGCGCCTCGTCGACGGTCTGCTCGAGCGCGAGATCCGCCCGGTGGCGACCCTGTACCACTGGGATCTGCCCCAGTACCTGGAGGACGCCGGCGGCTGGACCTCCCGCGCGACCACCGACGCATTCGAGCGCTACGCCGAGATCATGGGTGCCGCGCTGGGCGACCGCGTGCACACCTGGACCACGCTCAACGAGCCGTGGTGCTCGGCCTACCTCGGCTACGGGCAGGGCGGGCACGCGCCTGGTCGGCATGAGCCGGCGTCGGCGCTGGCGGCGGTGCATCACCTGAACCTCGCCCACGGGCGTGCGATCCAGGCGCTGCGGGCGACGTCGAGCGGCGATCCCGATTACTCCGTGACCCTCAACTTCCACGTCCTGCGCGGGCAGGGCGACGGCGCCGCTGAGGCCGTGCGGCGCATCGACGCTCTGGCGAACCGCGCCTTCACCGGGCCGATGCTGCGCGGCGAGTACCCGGCCGATCTGCTGGCCGACACGGCATCCGTCAGCGACTGGGACTTCGTGCAGCAGGACGACCTCGCCACGATCGAGCAGCCGATCGACGTGCTCGGCGTGAACTACTACTCGACCGCGACCGTGCGGCTCTGGGACGGCATCTCGGAGAAGCAGCAGAACGACGGCCACAAGGGCGCCGAGGGCGGCACGGCCTGGCCGGGAAGCGACGGCGTCGTGGAGTTCGTGGAGCAGCCGGGACCGTACACGGCGATGGGCTGGAACATCGCGCCCGAGGGACTCGAGGAGCTGCTCGTGTCGCTGTCGGAGCAGTTCCCGGAGCAGGCACTCATGGTGACGGAGAACGGCGCCGCCTTCGACGACGAGGTCGCGGAGGACGGCTCCATCCCCGACCCGGAGCGCACCGACTACCTTCGTCGGCACTTCACCGCCGCGCATCGCGCGCTCGAACGCGGAGTCGACCTGCGCGGCTATTTCGTGTGGTCGCTGCTCGACAACTTCGAGTGGGGGTACGGCTACGCCAAGCGTTTCGGGATCGTGCGGGTCGACTTCGACACGCTCGAGCGCACCGTGAAGGATTCCGGGCACTGGTATCGCGAGCTCGTGCGCACGCGGACGGTGGGCGCCTAG
- a CDS encoding LacI family DNA-binding transcriptional regulator, giving the protein MTLKTIAEHVGVSRMTVSNAFSRPDQLSEDLRARILSAADELGYAGPDPAARALARGRTGVIGMVLTNSPRDAFTDDVAVGFVRAVAGSLADAGYSLVLLHSSGESGVVPARDIAMDGAIVYSCAPAMSAYTALRERRLPIVNVEGSPLPGVPDISIDNAAGAYQAARHLVELGHSRIAVVVDALDADNRPSSEISLETASTTIAARMDGWMRALDEAGIVPTLVGTPALDIDAVLRERVDRMLDDPPTAVLAFSDLAALEVMERARDRGIRVPEQLSVVGFDDNPLAARVSPPLTTVRQDIDAKGEAAVKALLALLREEDAESPPPLPTALVVRSSTAPPS; this is encoded by the coding sequence GTGACGCTGAAGACGATCGCGGAGCACGTGGGGGTCAGCCGCATGACCGTCTCGAACGCCTTCTCCCGACCCGATCAGCTCTCCGAAGATCTTCGCGCCAGGATCCTGAGCGCCGCGGACGAGCTCGGATACGCGGGTCCGGATCCGGCGGCGCGCGCTCTCGCACGCGGACGCACCGGGGTCATCGGAATGGTCCTGACGAACTCGCCGCGAGACGCCTTCACCGATGACGTGGCGGTCGGATTCGTCCGGGCGGTCGCGGGATCGCTCGCCGACGCGGGGTACTCGCTCGTCCTGCTGCACTCCTCCGGAGAATCCGGAGTCGTTCCGGCACGAGACATCGCGATGGACGGCGCCATCGTGTACTCCTGCGCGCCGGCGATGTCGGCGTACACGGCGCTGCGGGAGCGTCGGCTGCCGATCGTGAACGTCGAGGGTTCGCCCCTCCCCGGAGTTCCCGACATCAGCATCGACAACGCCGCCGGCGCGTACCAGGCCGCCCGGCACCTCGTCGAGCTGGGGCATTCCCGCATCGCGGTGGTCGTCGATGCCCTCGATGCCGACAACCGGCCGTCTTCCGAGATCTCCCTCGAGACCGCTTCGACCACCATCGCGGCACGGATGGACGGATGGATGCGGGCACTCGACGAGGCCGGAATCGTCCCGACGCTGGTCGGGACCCCTGCCCTCGATATCGACGCCGTCCTGCGAGAACGAGTCGATCGGATGCTCGATGATCCGCCGACCGCCGTCCTGGCCTTCTCCGATCTCGCGGCGCTCGAGGTGATGGAGCGGGCTCGGGACCGGGGAATCCGCGTGCCCGAGCAGCTGTCCGTGGTCGGTTTCGACGACAATCCGCTCGCGGCGCGCGTATCTCCGCCGCTGACGACCGTGCGCCAGGACATCGATGCCAAGGGGGAGGCGGCGGTGAAGGCCCTGCTCGCCCTGCTGCGGGAAGAGGACGCTGAGTCCCCGCCGCCGCTCCCCACGGCACTCGTGGTCAGGTCGTCGACGGCTCCGCCGAGCTGA
- a CDS encoding ABC transporter ATP-binding protein, whose translation MSSSPSSQNTSPSSTLSTPAALWRLKPFVKPVIWRLAGGAASALIAAIIALMIPIVLEQIIGGPVRSGEISVIVFGALIVFALALGEAVMVWLRRQFVLNPATEVEYQMRTTLYSRLQTLPVSFHDRWQSGQLLSRMMQDIGLIRRWLAFGLVLLVVNILTIAIGSVLLFRWHWLLGTIFLVTAIPLWVRGYLFEKRYGALTRRSQDQAGDLATSVEESVHGIRVLKAFGRGKHALSRFSRQAETLRETEMSKARAISSIWFWLDLMPQIAFGVSLMSGIWLISQGAIDEAQLFAFFAMAVVLRWPIESIGFLFSFMLDARTATDRVFDIFSEINTITDPENPVHIENPRGELAFEAAHFRYQDAGAHERDLLDGIDLVLRPGETMALVGLTGSGKTTLTTLPTRLYDVTGGRVTLDGVDVRDLPLAELRQHIAMAFEDATLFSATVRENVLLGRADLDVHSEEGERALREALDVAQAAFVDSLPDGVDTVIGEEGLSLSGGQRQRLALARAVAAKPKVLVLDDPLSALDVDTEALVEEALRHVLADTTAMIVAHRPSTVALADRVALLEAGRVTAVGTHSELLKTSRHYRHVISSLEAEEAARTGSIPIIRDEEREVDEEVREGLRMSASDDASSGSATEMDKEVQR comes from the coding sequence ATGTCTTCCTCGCCTTCCTCGCAGAACACCTCGCCCTCTTCCACCCTCTCCACTCCGGCCGCACTGTGGCGCCTGAAGCCCTTCGTGAAGCCGGTCATCTGGCGACTCGCCGGCGGTGCCGCCAGTGCGCTCATCGCCGCGATCATCGCTCTGATGATCCCGATCGTCCTCGAGCAGATCATCGGCGGACCCGTGCGGTCCGGCGAGATCAGCGTCATCGTCTTCGGTGCGCTCATCGTCTTCGCCCTCGCCCTCGGCGAGGCCGTGATGGTGTGGCTGCGCCGGCAGTTCGTGCTGAACCCGGCCACCGAGGTCGAGTACCAGATGCGCACGACCCTCTACTCGCGCCTGCAGACTCTGCCGGTCTCGTTCCACGACCGCTGGCAGTCGGGTCAGCTGCTCAGCCGCATGATGCAGGACATCGGACTCATCCGCCGCTGGCTCGCGTTCGGCCTCGTGCTGCTCGTCGTGAACATCCTCACGATCGCCATCGGATCGGTGCTGCTCTTCCGCTGGCACTGGCTGCTCGGCACCATCTTCCTCGTCACCGCCATCCCGCTGTGGGTGCGCGGATACCTGTTCGAGAAGCGCTACGGCGCGCTCACCCGTCGCAGCCAGGATCAGGCAGGCGACCTGGCGACCAGCGTCGAGGAGAGTGTCCACGGCATCCGTGTGCTGAAGGCCTTCGGGCGCGGCAAGCACGCCCTGAGCCGCTTCAGCCGCCAGGCTGAGACGCTGCGCGAGACCGAGATGAGCAAGGCCCGTGCGATCTCGTCGATCTGGTTCTGGCTCGACCTGATGCCCCAGATCGCCTTCGGTGTCAGCCTGATGTCCGGAATCTGGCTGATCTCGCAGGGCGCCATCGATGAGGCTCAGCTGTTCGCGTTCTTCGCCATGGCCGTGGTGCTGCGCTGGCCGATCGAGTCCATCGGGTTCCTGTTCTCGTTCATGCTCGACGCCCGCACGGCGACCGACCGCGTGTTCGACATCTTCTCCGAGATCAATACGATCACCGACCCGGAGAACCCGGTGCACATCGAGAACCCGCGCGGTGAGCTCGCCTTCGAGGCGGCGCACTTCCGCTACCAGGACGCGGGTGCGCACGAACGCGACCTGCTCGACGGCATCGACCTGGTGCTGCGCCCGGGCGAGACGATGGCGCTGGTCGGTCTCACCGGCAGCGGCAAGACGACGCTGACGACCCTGCCCACGCGTCTGTACGACGTGACCGGCGGCAGAGTCACGCTCGACGGCGTCGACGTGCGCGATCTTCCGCTCGCCGAGCTGCGGCAGCACATCGCCATGGCTTTCGAGGACGCGACGCTCTTCTCGGCGACCGTTCGCGAGAACGTGCTCCTCGGCCGCGCCGACCTCGACGTGCACAGCGAAGAGGGCGAACGCGCGCTGCGCGAAGCGCTGGATGTCGCCCAGGCGGCATTCGTGGACTCCTTGCCCGACGGCGTCGACACCGTGATCGGCGAGGAGGGGCTCAGCCTCTCCGGTGGCCAGCGTCAGCGGCTCGCCCTCGCCCGTGCAGTGGCGGCGAAGCCGAAGGTGCTCGTGCTCGACGATCCGCTGTCCGCACTCGACGTGGACACCGAGGCGCTCGTGGAAGAGGCGCTCCGGCATGTCCTCGCCGACACCACGGCGATGATCGTGGCGCATCGTCCCTCGACGGTCGCGCTCGCCGATCGCGTCGCTCTGCTCGAAGCCGGGCGGGTGACGGCCGTGGGCACCCACTCCGAACTGCTGAAGACGAGCCGCCACTACCGTCACGTCATCTCCAGCTTGGAGGCGGAGGAAGCAGCGCGCACAGGATCGATCCCGATCATCCGCGACGAAGAGCGCGAGGTCGACGAAGAGGTCCGCGAAGGCCTCAGGATGTCGGCTTCCGATGATGCTTCGTCGGGCTCAGCAACCGAAATGGACAAGGAGGTGCAGCGATGA
- a CDS encoding AlkA N-terminal domain-containing protein: MSLPLTDFDERYRAINARDTRFDGQFVTAVRSTGIYCRPSCPARTPKPQNVTFYPTSAAAHEAGYRACKRCLPEAAPGSPAWNVRGDTAARAMRLIADGVIEREGVPGLAARLGYSSRHLTRLLSAELGAGPLALARAHRAHTARMLLVGTDMPISDVAFSAGFASIRQGNDTIREVFGLTPGEVRARRRSSGIEVAPGVIDLVLPYRGPLDAGGIFAWMTARALPGVEEATPTSFSRHLRMAGGPAWFEVRQDAAERLHLRARVAQLGDLAPLVATVRRIFDLDADPIAIDEALAAHPELVPLVARTPGIRVPGSADPHEMLIRAMIGQQITVVAARTALSGLAEALGERTENGLLFPTMAAIAERGAEVLRGPAARIRAITGAAAALADGSLRLTVGDDGAEQRAALLAMPGIGPWTADYVRMRVLGDPDILLPGDVALRAGAAASGLPGDPKPLIAWAERTAPWRSYLSAHLWRAAPVRPARITRTVTSKETS, encoded by the coding sequence ATGAGCCTCCCCCTGACCGACTTCGACGAACGCTATCGGGCGATCAACGCCCGTGACACGCGCTTCGACGGGCAGTTCGTGACGGCGGTGCGCTCGACCGGTATCTACTGCCGGCCGAGCTGCCCCGCACGCACGCCGAAACCGCAGAACGTCACGTTCTATCCGACGAGTGCGGCCGCCCACGAAGCCGGGTACCGCGCCTGCAAGAGATGCCTGCCGGAGGCGGCTCCCGGTTCGCCCGCCTGGAATGTGCGCGGCGACACGGCGGCCAGGGCGATGCGTCTGATCGCTGACGGCGTGATCGAGCGCGAGGGAGTGCCGGGGCTCGCCGCACGGCTCGGATACTCCTCGCGCCATCTCACGCGCCTTCTCAGCGCCGAGCTGGGTGCGGGCCCCCTCGCGCTCGCCAGGGCGCACCGGGCCCACACCGCTCGCATGCTGCTCGTCGGCACCGACATGCCGATCTCCGACGTCGCGTTCTCGGCGGGCTTCGCGAGCATCCGGCAGGGCAACGACACGATCCGCGAGGTGTTCGGACTCACGCCGGGCGAAGTGCGGGCGCGCCGCCGGTCGTCCGGCATCGAGGTCGCGCCGGGCGTGATCGACCTCGTGCTGCCGTACCGCGGCCCGCTCGACGCCGGCGGCATCTTCGCCTGGATGACGGCGCGCGCGCTGCCGGGGGTCGAGGAGGCGACACCCACCTCCTTCTCCCGACACCTGCGCATGGCCGGAGGGCCGGCCTGGTTCGAGGTGCGTCAGGATGCCGCTGAGCGCCTGCATCTGCGGGCCCGCGTCGCCCAGCTCGGCGACCTCGCACCGCTCGTCGCGACCGTCCGCCGCATCTTCGACCTCGACGCCGACCCGATCGCCATCGACGAAGCCCTCGCCGCACATCCCGAGCTGGTCCCGCTCGTCGCTCGCACGCCCGGCATCCGGGTGCCGGGATCCGCCGATCCGCACGAGATGCTGATCCGCGCGATGATCGGCCAGCAGATCACCGTCGTGGCCGCACGCACCGCGCTCAGCGGACTCGCCGAGGCGCTGGGGGAGCGCACGGAGAACGGCCTGCTCTTCCCGACGATGGCGGCGATCGCCGAGCGCGGCGCCGAGGTGCTCCGTGGCCCCGCGGCCCGGATCCGCGCCATCACCGGTGCCGCGGCGGCCCTCGCCGACGGATCCCTGCGCCTCACGGTCGGTGACGACGGCGCCGAACAGCGCGCCGCCCTGCTCGCGATGCCGGGAATCGGTCCGTGGACCGCCGACTACGTGCGCATGCGCGTGCTCGGCGACCCCGACATCCTGCTGCCGGGAGACGTCGCTCTGCGCGCCGGCGCGGCGGCATCCGGGCTTCCGGGCGACCCCAAGCCCCTCATCGCCTGGGCGGAGCGCACCGCCCCCTGGCGCAGTTACCTCAGCGCGCATCTCTGGCGAGCCGCACCGGTCCGCCCCGCGCGCATCACCCGAACCGTCACTTCGAAGGAGACATCATGA
- a CDS encoding endonuclease domain-containing protein, which yields MELTEWVASRGGIAHRADAAARGFSPDRVRAAIRAGAVRRIRARWIALPDAPADLTAAATASARLTCISLARHRSWWLPDGAASRLHLQVGPNAHKHPDDAVLHWAAPLVDRGPRALTASVEDALAHIARCFDHEDALSIWDSAIRVESLDLESLRAVRWPSSASRELAGTVRGLSDSGIETLFVVRLSSWGIPLRQQVVLARHPVDVVLGTHLVVQIDGFAHHSSAAERGRDVAHDAELRLRGYTVLRFTYAQIVHGWDRVEATISAAIARGLHLAPASRARRA from the coding sequence ATGGAACTGACGGAATGGGTCGCCTCGCGGGGCGGTATCGCACATCGGGCGGATGCTGCAGCTCGGGGCTTCTCACCCGATCGGGTCCGCGCGGCGATTCGGGCGGGCGCCGTGCGCCGCATCCGAGCGCGATGGATCGCACTCCCCGATGCACCCGCCGATCTGACCGCGGCGGCAACGGCATCCGCTCGTCTGACCTGCATCTCGCTCGCGCGACATCGCAGCTGGTGGCTTCCTGATGGGGCCGCATCACGGCTCCACCTGCAGGTCGGCCCCAACGCGCACAAGCATCCCGACGATGCCGTCCTGCATTGGGCTGCGCCGCTCGTGGATCGCGGACCTCGAGCGCTCACGGCATCCGTCGAGGATGCGCTCGCGCATATCGCGCGGTGCTTCGATCATGAGGATGCGCTCTCGATCTGGGACTCCGCGATCAGGGTGGAGTCACTCGACCTCGAATCCCTGCGCGCGGTGCGATGGCCGAGCAGTGCCTCGCGCGAACTCGCGGGGACCGTGCGCGGACTGTCGGATTCGGGGATCGAGACTCTATTCGTCGTGCGGCTGAGTTCATGGGGCATACCGCTGCGCCAGCAGGTCGTCCTCGCCCGACATCCGGTCGATGTCGTGCTCGGCACCCACCTCGTCGTGCAGATCGACGGCTTCGCACACCACTCCTCCGCCGCCGAGCGCGGGCGGGATGTGGCCCACGATGCAGAACTCCGCCTGCGGGGCTACACGGTGTTGAGGTTCACGTACGCTCAGATCGTTCACGGATGGGACCGCGTCGAGGCGACGATCTCCGCTGCGATCGCGCGCGGACTGCACCTGGCTCCGGCATCACGAGCGCGGCGAGCATGA
- a CDS encoding ABC transporter ATP-binding protein, which produces MSSAVTGTQNEDRSQYTREESKEIRRRSLRLLGSLVRPLKPQIVLAAAVLVVSTALQVAGPILISIGLDRALPAVLNDADWMPTFMVGGIYLLAGLFASILIAWYVIIAAKLTQAVLLDLRKRIFLHTQRLSLEFHESYTSGRIISRQTSDLDSIKELLDGGLNELVSGVLFGLFTFIALCFWDWQSGLILAIGGIPLFFLMRWFYSRSQLVYRESRVISAKVIVQFVETMTGIRAVKAFRKEPRNDKAFQDVAGDYRDVNRRSMLLFGTFEPGLMGVAALVLGIVVLWGGIRVSDGALTVGVLLSAVLYVRNFFAPMQEIAMFLNSYQSATAALEKVSGVLEEVPTVPDPEKPVDLWESRGHVTFDEVTFGYNGEKTILPNFSLDIPAGQTIALVGTTGAGKSTLAKLISRFYDPSEGHVTLDRVDLRSLHPKDLRRAIVMVTQEAYLFSGTVADNIALGKPDATLEEIRAAARAVGADEFISSLPDGYGSDVNKRGGRVSAGQRQLISFARAFLADPAVLILDEATASLDIPSERLIQDALQTLLKDRTAIIIAHRLSTVAIADRVLVMEHGRIIEDDAPAALIGGTGKFAQLHAAWQGTLV; this is translated from the coding sequence ATGAGCTCCGCCGTCACCGGAACGCAGAACGAGGATCGTTCCCAGTACACCCGCGAGGAGAGCAAGGAGATCCGTCGTCGGTCCCTGCGTCTGCTCGGATCGCTGGTGCGCCCGCTGAAGCCGCAGATCGTGCTGGCCGCCGCGGTGCTGGTGGTCTCGACCGCTCTGCAGGTCGCCGGTCCGATCCTGATCAGCATCGGACTCGACCGTGCCCTCCCTGCGGTGCTGAACGACGCCGATTGGATGCCGACCTTCATGGTCGGCGGCATCTACCTGCTCGCGGGCCTGTTCGCGTCGATCCTGATCGCGTGGTACGTGATCATCGCCGCCAAGCTCACGCAGGCCGTGCTGCTCGATCTGCGCAAGCGCATCTTCCTGCACACTCAGCGCCTGAGCCTGGAGTTCCACGAGTCGTACACGTCCGGTCGCATCATCTCGCGCCAGACCAGTGACCTCGACTCGATCAAGGAGCTGCTCGACGGCGGGCTGAACGAGCTCGTCTCCGGCGTGCTCTTCGGCCTCTTCACGTTCATCGCCCTGTGCTTCTGGGACTGGCAGTCGGGCCTGATCCTCGCGATCGGCGGCATCCCGCTGTTCTTCCTGATGCGCTGGTTCTACTCGCGCTCGCAGCTGGTCTACCGCGAATCGCGCGTCATCAGCGCGAAGGTGATCGTGCAGTTCGTCGAGACGATGACCGGCATCCGCGCCGTGAAGGCGTTCCGCAAGGAGCCGCGCAACGACAAGGCGTTCCAGGACGTCGCCGGCGACTACCGCGACGTCAACCGCCGGTCGATGCTGCTGTTCGGCACGTTCGAGCCCGGACTCATGGGCGTCGCAGCGCTGGTGCTCGGCATCGTGGTGCTCTGGGGCGGCATCCGCGTCTCCGACGGAGCACTCACCGTGGGCGTGCTGCTGTCGGCCGTGCTGTACGTGCGCAACTTCTTCGCGCCCATGCAGGAGATCGCGATGTTCCTGAACTCCTACCAGTCGGCCACGGCCGCGCTGGAGAAGGTGTCGGGCGTGCTCGAGGAGGTGCCGACGGTTCCGGACCCCGAGAAGCCCGTCGACCTGTGGGAGTCCCGCGGGCATGTGACGTTCGACGAGGTGACCTTCGGCTACAACGGCGAGAAGACCATCCTCCCGAACTTCTCGCTCGACATCCCCGCGGGTCAGACGATCGCGCTCGTCGGCACGACGGGTGCGGGAAAGTCCACCCTCGCCAAGCTCATCTCGCGTTTCTACGACCCGTCGGAGGGGCATGTGACGCTCGACCGCGTCGACCTGCGCTCGCTGCACCCGAAGGACCTGCGCCGCGCGATCGTCATGGTCACGCAGGAGGCCTACCTGTTCAGCGGGACGGTCGCCGACAACATCGCTCTGGGCAAGCCCGACGCGACGCTCGAGGAGATCCGAGCGGCGGCACGCGCTGTCGGTGCGGACGAGTTCATCTCGTCGCTGCCCGACGGCTACGGCTCCGACGTCAACAAGCGCGGCGGCCGCGTCTCGGCGGGTCAGCGCCAGCTGATCTCCTTCGCTCGGGCGTTCCTCGCCGATCCGGCGGTGCTGATCCTCGACGAGGCCACGGCCTCGCTGGACATCCCGTCGGAGCGCCTGATCCAGGACGCGCTGCAGACCCTGCTCAAGGACCGCACCGCGATCATCATCGCGCACCGGCTCTCGACGGTCGCGATCGCCGACCGGGTGCTGGTGATGGAGCACGGGCGGATCATCGAGGACGACGCCCCGGCGGCGCTCATCGGCGGCACCGGCAAGTTCGCGCAGCTGCACGCGGCGTGGCAGGGGACCCTGGTCTAG
- a CDS encoding dipeptidase, with protein sequence MTDNRAAALHRSALVADAHNDLLCAVATRPSDEWASFFRRQWLPQLQAGGVELQILPVFIDEFYRPEGALRRTLRMIEAAHRLAEGNADAVTLCVTGDDIERVIAEGRIALVLALEGMPGIAEDVELLETVHRLGVRVGSVAHFGRSAFADGSGEDAAGSRLTRPGIRAFAEMERMGMIFDVSHLGAAGVDHVLELATRPVIASHSSARALFDHHRNLTDEQIAGIAAGGGVVCVNFFASYLHADTHTLDTVVDHLEHVVSVAGIEHVGMGPDFVREVLEDTTAPCCVEELVEGVPVDCYIPGLEGPTGLPLVTEALLRRGWGEDDILAVLGLNLKRLLLAELGRTGRH encoded by the coding sequence ATGACCGATAACCGAGCAGCCGCGCTGCACCGCAGCGCTCTCGTCGCCGACGCGCACAATGACCTGCTCTGCGCGGTCGCGACTCGGCCGTCGGACGAGTGGGCGTCGTTCTTCCGCAGGCAGTGGCTTCCGCAGCTGCAGGCCGGCGGTGTCGAGCTCCAGATCCTCCCCGTCTTCATCGACGAGTTCTATCGCCCCGAAGGTGCCCTGCGACGCACGCTGCGGATGATCGAGGCCGCACACCGCCTCGCCGAGGGGAACGCGGATGCCGTGACGCTCTGCGTCACAGGCGACGACATCGAACGTGTGATCGCCGAAGGGCGCATCGCGCTCGTGCTCGCACTCGAGGGCATGCCGGGTATCGCCGAAGACGTCGAGCTGCTCGAGACCGTGCACCGCCTCGGCGTGCGCGTGGGCTCGGTCGCCCACTTCGGGCGCAGCGCGTTCGCCGACGGCAGCGGAGAGGATGCCGCGGGGAGCAGGCTCACGCGTCCCGGCATCCGCGCCTTCGCCGAGATGGAGCGGATGGGGATGATCTTCGACGTGAGCCACCTCGGCGCCGCCGGCGTCGATCATGTGCTGGAGCTCGCCACCCGCCCCGTCATCGCGTCCCATTCCTCGGCGCGAGCACTGTTCGACCACCATCGCAACCTCACCGACGAGCAGATCGCCGGGATCGCGGCCGGCGGCGGTGTGGTCTGCGTCAACTTCTTCGCCTCCTACCTGCACGCAGACACCCACACGCTCGACACGGTCGTCGACCATCTCGAGCACGTCGTCTCGGTCGCCGGCATCGAGCATGTCGGCATGGGCCCCGACTTCGTCCGCGAGGTACTCGAAGACACGACGGCGCCGTGCTGTGTGGAGGAGCTGGTCGAAGGCGTGCCGGTCGACTGCTACATCCCGGGACTCGAAGGTCCGACCGGGCTGCCGCTCGTCACCGAGGCGCTGCTGCGGCGTGGATGGGGCGAGGACGACATCCTCGCCGTGCTCGGCCTCAACCTGAAGCGCCTTCTGCTGGCAGAACTGGGGCGCACCGGGCGCCACTGA
- a CDS encoding methylated-DNA--[protein]-cysteine S-methyltransferase — MTAIIQTIDTADGAFTILVDDRQRVLSSGWTADADAIVDRLAASARPEAIREGETDAAAAALAYYAGDLSAIDAVAVKQTGTALQLAGWAELRAIDAGEPLTYTSFAARLGNPRAVRAAASICARNAPALFVPCHRVLRTDGSLGGFAWGLPVKESLLARESSAR; from the coding sequence ATGACCGCCATCATCCAGACCATCGACACCGCCGACGGCGCCTTCACGATCCTCGTCGACGACCGGCAGCGCGTGCTCTCGTCCGGCTGGACGGCCGACGCCGACGCGATCGTCGACCGGCTGGCAGCCTCCGCTCGTCCTGAAGCGATCCGCGAGGGAGAGACGGATGCCGCCGCTGCGGCCCTCGCCTACTATGCGGGGGACCTCTCCGCGATCGACGCGGTCGCCGTGAAGCAGACCGGAACGGCGCTGCAGCTCGCCGGCTGGGCCGAGCTGCGAGCGATCGACGCGGGGGAGCCCCTGACCTACACCTCGTTCGCGGCACGATTGGGCAACCCGCGTGCCGTGCGGGCCGCGGCATCCATCTGCGCGCGCAACGCACCGGCGCTGTTCGTGCCGTGCCACCGGGTGCTGCGCACCGACGGCTCCCTCGGCGGCTTCGCATGGGGGCTCCCGGTGAAGGAGAGCCTGCTGGCCCGAGAGTCCTCCGCACGCTGA